A part of Bacillus thuringiensis genomic DNA contains:
- the recR gene encoding recombination protein RecR, which produces MHYPEPISKLIDSFMKLPGIGPKTAVRLAFFVLDMKEDDVLGFAKALVNAKRDLAYCSVCGHITDRDPCYICNDSHRDQSVVCVVQEPKDVIAMEKMKEYQGVYHVLRGAISPMEGVGPEDINIPQLLKRLHDETVQEVILATNPNIEGEATAMYISRLLKPTGIKVTRIAHGLPVGGDLEYADEVTLSKALEGRREV; this is translated from the coding sequence ATGCATTATCCAGAACCGATATCGAAATTAATTGATAGTTTTATGAAGTTGCCAGGGATCGGACCGAAAACAGCGGTTCGCTTGGCATTTTTCGTATTAGATATGAAAGAAGATGATGTGTTAGGTTTTGCAAAAGCACTTGTGAATGCGAAGCGAGATCTAGCGTATTGTTCTGTATGCGGACATATTACTGACCGCGATCCTTGTTATATTTGTAATGATTCACATCGAGATCAATCGGTTGTTTGTGTTGTGCAGGAACCGAAAGATGTAATCGCAATGGAAAAGATGAAAGAGTATCAAGGTGTATATCATGTGTTACGGGGTGCGATTTCTCCAATGGAGGGAGTTGGACCTGAAGACATTAATATCCCGCAACTTTTAAAGCGACTGCACGATGAAACGGTACAAGAAGTGATATTGGCAACAAACCCTAATATTGAAGGGGAAGCTACAGCGATGTATATATCCCGCCTCTTAAAGCCGACAGGTATTAAAGTAACTCGTATTGCACATGGTCTGCCAGTGGGTGGAGATTTAGAATATGCAGATGAAGTGACACTGTCGAAAGCGTTAGAAGGTCGTAGAGAAGTATAA
- a CDS encoding deoxynucleoside kinase, whose product MNLRQKYDIPNDAVITIAGTVGVGKSTMTTALANALGYRTSFEKVDSNPYLDKFYADFTRWSFHLQVYFLAERFKEQKRIFEYGGGFVQDRSIYEDTGIFAKMHHEKGTMTETDYETYKGLFDAMVMTPYFPHPDLLIYLEGSFDDIVDRIQERGRPMEQQTPIEYWKEMHGRYENWINNFNACPVLRLNINEYDILKDGDSIEPIIKKIGHFLKQTRKLVK is encoded by the coding sequence ATGAATTTAAGGCAAAAATATGATATACCAAATGACGCAGTAATCACGATTGCTGGAACAGTAGGTGTGGGTAAATCAACTATGACAACTGCATTAGCTAACGCTTTAGGCTATCGCACATCATTTGAAAAGGTAGATTCAAACCCGTATTTGGACAAGTTCTATGCTGATTTCACACGCTGGAGCTTCCACTTGCAAGTGTACTTTTTAGCAGAACGATTTAAAGAACAAAAAAGAATTTTTGAATACGGTGGCGGTTTTGTTCAAGATCGCTCTATCTATGAAGACACCGGCATTTTTGCAAAGATGCATCATGAAAAAGGTACAATGACGGAAACTGATTATGAAACATACAAAGGTTTATTTGACGCTATGGTCATGACTCCTTACTTCCCTCATCCTGATTTATTAATTTACTTAGAAGGTTCTTTCGATGATATTGTTGATCGTATTCAAGAACGCGGACGTCCAATGGAACAACAAACACCAATTGAGTATTGGAAAGAGATGCATGGCCGTTACGAAAACTGGATTAATAACTTTAATGCATGCCCTGTTTTACGATTAAACATTAATGAATATGATATTTTAAAAGATGGCGATTCAATTGAACCAATCATTAAAAAAATTGGCCATTTTTTAAAACAAACACGTAAACTTGTAAAATAA
- the tadA gene encoding tRNA adenosine(34) deaminase TadA, giving the protein MEHDQDIYFMQLAIEEAKKAEAIQEVPIGAVIVLDDEVISVAHNLRETEQRSIAHAELLAIDEACKKLGTWRLEDATLYVTLEPCPMCAGGIVLSRVKRVVYGASDPKGGCAGTLMNLLTDERFNHQCEVVTGVLEEECGQLLTNFFRELRKKRKAIKKLEKSNEN; this is encoded by the coding sequence ATGGAACACGATCAAGATATTTATTTTATGCAGTTAGCAATAGAAGAGGCTAAAAAAGCAGAGGCAATACAAGAAGTACCGATTGGTGCAGTTATAGTGTTAGATGATGAAGTAATTAGTGTTGCTCATAATTTAAGAGAAACTGAACAAAGATCAATAGCTCACGCTGAGTTGTTAGCTATTGATGAGGCTTGCAAAAAATTAGGGACATGGCGTTTAGAAGATGCGACGCTATATGTAACATTAGAGCCTTGTCCGATGTGTGCGGGTGGAATTGTTTTATCACGAGTGAAGCGAGTTGTATATGGTGCAAGTGATCCGAAAGGTGGATGTGCAGGGACGTTGATGAATCTTTTGACGGATGAACGCTTTAATCATCAATGCGAGGTAGTGACTGGTGTATTAGAAGAAGAATGCGGTCAGTTGCTAACAAACTTTTTTAGAGAGCTTCGGAAAAAAAGAAAAGCGATAAAAAAATTAGAGAAAAGTAACGAGAATTAA
- a CDS encoding deoxynucleoside kinase has protein sequence MTGVPFITVEGPIGVGKTSLAKAISTHMQLHLLKEIVDENPFLGKFYEDIDEWSFQTEMFFLCNRYKQLEDINIKYLNQRKPVVADYHIFKNLIFASRTLKNSQYDKYMQIYRILTQDMPVPNVIVYLTASLETLQTRIAMRGREFEKNMDPNYLLQLTKDYETAMDTFKKDHPDIPVLKFNGDDIDFVKNPDDLNVILSALQNTLLKESK, from the coding sequence GTGACCGGAGTACCATTTATCACGGTTGAAGGACCAATTGGTGTTGGAAAAACCTCACTTGCGAAGGCAATTTCAACTCACATGCAACTCCACTTACTAAAAGAGATTGTTGATGAGAATCCTTTTTTAGGAAAATTCTATGAAGACATCGACGAATGGAGTTTTCAAACAGAGATGTTCTTTCTTTGTAATAGATACAAACAATTAGAAGATATTAACATAAAGTATTTGAATCAAAGGAAGCCAGTAGTAGCGGATTATCATATATTTAAAAATTTAATTTTCGCATCACGTACATTAAAGAATTCTCAATACGACAAGTACATGCAAATCTATCGTATCCTTACACAAGATATGCCTGTACCAAACGTTATCGTTTATTTAACAGCTAGCTTGGAAACATTACAAACACGAATTGCGATGCGCGGAAGAGAATTCGAAAAAAACATGGATCCAAATTACTTACTACAGCTCACAAAAGATTACGAAACAGCAATGGATACTTTTAAAAAGGATCATCCAGATATCCCAGTATTAAAATTTAACGGAGACGATATTGATTTTGTAAAAAATCCTGATGATTTAAACGTCATCCTATCCGCCCTTCAAAATACTCTCTTAAAGGAGTCGAAATAA
- a CDS encoding DUF3797 domain-containing protein yields MDLIIQTFPLDGKTLYYVQCPVCKNNRILNSGANVSRIISDDTFRKLCGCTCDVKQTATKVEAPKKVEKEAVKKEAAPKRTGKVLTAVINGKEMTVKEIAETYDISTSTVRQRINAGKPESEIIAPTKKK; encoded by the coding sequence ATGGATCTTATTATACAAACGTTTCCTTTAGATGGAAAAACTTTATATTATGTACAATGTCCTGTCTGTAAGAACAATAGAATTTTAAACAGTGGTGCAAATGTGTCACGCATTATAAGCGATGATACATTCCGTAAACTTTGTGGTTGCACTTGTGATGTAAAGCAAACTGCAACAAAAGTAGAGGCGCCAAAAAAAGTTGAAAAAGAAGCTGTAAAGAAAGAAGCAGCTCCAAAACGTACAGGTAAAGTATTAACAGCAGTGATTAACGGGAAAGAAATGACTGTTAAAGAGATTGCTGAAACATACGATATTAGTACAAGTACTGTTCGCCAGCGTATTAATGCTGGGAAACCTGAGAGTGAAATTATTGCTCCGACAAAAAAGAAGTAA
- a CDS encoding YbaB/EbfC family nucleoid-associated protein, giving the protein MRGGMGNMNNMMKQMQKMQKDMAKAQEELGDKTVEGTAGGGMITVIANGHKQILEVKVKEEVVDPEDIEMLQDLVLAATNDALKKADELSNSTMGKFTKGLNLPGGMF; this is encoded by the coding sequence ATGCGTGGCGGAATGGGAAATATGAATAATATGATGAAACAAATGCAAAAAATGCAAAAAGATATGGCAAAAGCGCAAGAAGAGCTTGGTGACAAAACAGTTGAAGGTACAGCTGGCGGCGGTATGATTACAGTTATTGCAAATGGTCATAAGCAAATTCTTGAAGTGAAAGTTAAAGAAGAAGTTGTAGATCCGGAAGATATCGAAATGTTACAAGACTTAGTGCTAGCTGCAACAAATGATGCACTTAAAAAAGCTGATGAACTTTCGAATTCTACAATGGGTAAATTTACAAAAGGCTTGAACTTACCAGGTGGAATGTTCTAG
- a CDS encoding isochorismatase family cysteine hydrolase yields MKNTALLIIDMINDFQFSHGPILAKKCEIITNPILRLKKTMNSFGYPIIYVNDHYQLWRSDIDQLITHCTNEYSENIIHKIAPNTDDYIFIKPHYSAFYETPLNSLLGYLKIENLILTGVAGNICILFTANDAHMRNYTLYVPQDCIASNHDQDNLHALKIMEATLKANIVPSSQIKIN; encoded by the coding sequence ATGAAGAATACTGCCTTACTCATTATCGATATGATTAATGATTTTCAATTTTCACACGGTCCCATCCTAGCCAAAAAATGCGAAATTATAACAAATCCTATTTTACGATTAAAGAAAACAATGAACTCCTTTGGCTATCCCATAATTTATGTTAATGACCATTATCAACTTTGGAGATCTGATATTGACCAATTAATTACTCATTGTACAAATGAGTATAGTGAAAATATCATTCATAAGATTGCTCCAAATACTGATGATTACATTTTTATTAAACCACATTACTCTGCTTTTTATGAAACACCTTTAAATTCTTTATTAGGCTATTTAAAAATAGAAAATCTAATATTGACAGGAGTCGCCGGGAATATATGTATCCTCTTTACAGCTAACGATGCTCATATGAGAAATTATACACTGTATGTACCACAGGACTGTATCGCCTCTAATCATGATCAGGATAATCTGCATGCTTTAAAAATAATGGAAGCCACATTAAAAGCAAATATAGTACCGTCATCTCAAATAAAAATTAATTAA
- the dnaX gene encoding DNA polymerase III subunit gamma/tau, with product MSYQALYRTWRPQKFEDVVGQKHVTKTLQNALLQEKVSHAYLFSGPRGTGKTTIAKVFAKAINCEHAPVAEPCNECPSCLGITQGSISDVLEIDAASNNGVDEIRDIRDKVKYAPSAVEYKVYIIDEVHMLSMGAFNALLKTLEEPPGHVIFILATTEPHKIPPTIISRCQRFEFRKISVNDIVERLSTVVTNEGTQVEDEALQIVARAAEGGMRDALSLIDQAISYSDETVTTEDVLAVTGSVSQQYLGNLVECIRENDVSRALRIIDEMMGKGKDPVRFMEDFIYYYRDMLLYQTSPQLEHMLERVMVDEQFRMLSEEMQPEIIYEIIHTLSKGQQEMKWTNHPRIFLEVVMVQLCQQFMMQANGADRLQAIMNRMQQLEKELEQVKKNGVPAGVQQEVRETRATPKPVRTGSMKIPVGRVNEVLKQAKRQDLEQLKAVWGELLGRLKAYNKVAFAVLLENSEPVAASDDTYVLAFQYEIHCKMASENREAMDTVEQALFELLSKRLNMIAIPKSEWGKIREDFLQREGGDSEESPEKKEDPLIEEAVKLVGQELIEIKE from the coding sequence GTGTCATACCAAGCGTTATACCGAACATGGAGACCGCAAAAGTTTGAAGATGTAGTTGGTCAAAAGCACGTGACAAAAACGTTGCAAAATGCCCTTCTTCAAGAGAAAGTTTCACATGCTTATTTATTTTCTGGGCCGAGGGGAACAGGAAAAACGACAATTGCAAAAGTATTTGCAAAAGCAATCAACTGTGAACACGCTCCGGTAGCTGAACCTTGTAATGAATGTCCTTCTTGTTTGGGGATTACACAAGGATCCATTTCAGATGTATTAGAAATTGATGCGGCTTCAAATAACGGTGTAGATGAAATTCGAGATATTAGAGATAAAGTAAAATATGCTCCAAGTGCTGTAGAATATAAAGTATACATTATTGATGAAGTCCACATGCTTTCCATGGGTGCCTTCAATGCGCTTTTAAAAACGTTAGAAGAGCCACCAGGACACGTCATCTTTATTTTGGCGACAACAGAACCGCATAAGATTCCGCCTACAATCATTTCACGTTGCCAGCGTTTTGAATTTCGAAAAATATCAGTAAATGATATTGTTGAGAGATTATCGACGGTTGTGACGAATGAAGGTACGCAAGTAGAAGATGAGGCGTTACAAATTGTTGCACGTGCCGCTGAAGGTGGTATGCGTGATGCGCTTAGTCTTATTGATCAGGCAATATCTTATAGTGATGAGACAGTTACAACAGAAGATGTATTAGCTGTGACAGGTTCTGTTTCCCAGCAATACTTAGGTAACTTAGTAGAATGTATACGTGAAAATGATGTATCAAGAGCATTACGTATCATAGATGAGATGATGGGTAAAGGGAAAGATCCAGTTCGTTTTATGGAAGATTTCATTTACTATTATCGCGATATGCTTTTATATCAAACTTCACCACAACTGGAACATATGTTGGAACGAGTAATGGTAGATGAGCAATTCCGGATGTTAAGTGAAGAAATGCAACCGGAAATAATCTATGAAATCATTCATACTCTTAGTAAGGGACAACAGGAAATGAAGTGGACAAATCATCCGCGAATTTTCTTAGAAGTTGTTATGGTACAACTGTGTCAACAGTTTATGATGCAAGCAAATGGTGCAGATCGTTTACAAGCAATTATGAACAGGATGCAGCAATTGGAGAAAGAGTTAGAACAAGTCAAAAAGAATGGTGTGCCGGCTGGTGTGCAGCAGGAAGTCAGAGAGACACGTGCAACACCAAAGCCAGTGCGGACAGGTAGTATGAAGATTCCTGTCGGACGCGTAAATGAAGTGTTAAAACAAGCAAAGCGTCAGGATTTAGAACAATTAAAAGCTGTGTGGGGCGAGTTGTTAGGAAGACTCAAAGCATACAACAAAGTAGCGTTTGCTGTTTTATTAGAAAATAGCGAACCGGTAGCAGCTTCGGATGATACTTACGTTTTAGCGTTTCAATATGAGATTCACTGTAAAATGGCAAGCGAAAATCGAGAAGCTATGGATACAGTGGAACAAGCTTTATTTGAATTGCTAAGTAAAAGATTAAATATGATTGCCATTCCCAAAAGTGAATGGGGTAAAATCCGTGAAGATTTTTTACAGCGTGAAGGCGGGGATTCTGAAGAAAGCCCAGAGAAAAAAGAAGATCCTCTTATAGAAGAGGCAGTAAAGTTAGTAGGACAAGAACTTATTGAAATAAAAGAGTAA
- a CDS encoding YaaL family protein yields MFFQKKGKLRKEYDDKLIVLLEKVKNEWLRQKRMVEQSVEPSQDVLCSLKIAEAKYFFLLKEAKRRPVKMEQW; encoded by the coding sequence ATGTTCTTTCAAAAAAAGGGTAAATTGCGCAAAGAGTATGATGATAAACTAATTGTACTATTAGAAAAAGTGAAGAATGAATGGTTACGTCAGAAAAGAATGGTTGAACAAAGTGTGGAACCATCTCAAGATGTGCTTTGTTCTTTGAAAATAGCAGAGGCGAAATATTTCTTCTTGTTAAAAGAAGCAAAACGTCGTCCTGTAAAAATGGAACAATGGTAA